In Halarcobacter bivalviorum, a genomic segment contains:
- the greA gene encoding transcription elongation factor GreA: MDKEPMTRVGYTKITGELEFLKNKERPETVIALDEARQLGDLKENAEYHAAKDKLALIDAQIAELGSIISKAIIIDPESLPHDRISFGSTVELLDLDKDEEFTYSIVGGVESNAEKGLISFNSPLAKQLLGKEEGEELTASLPGGETTFEILNVYYKELEL; this comes from the coding sequence GTGGATAAAGAGCCAATGACAAGAGTAGGATATACAAAGATTACTGGGGAATTAGAATTTTTAAAAAATAAAGAGAGACCTGAAACTGTAATTGCTCTTGATGAAGCAAGACAGCTAGGAGATTTAAAAGAGAATGCAGAATATCATGCAGCAAAAGATAAATTAGCTTTAATAGATGCTCAAATTGCAGAATTAGGGTCTATTATCTCAAAAGCAATTATTATTGACCCAGAGAGCTTACCCCATGATAGAATAAGTTTTGGTTCAACGGTAGAATTACTTGATTTAGATAAAGATGAAGAGTTTACATACTCTATTGTAGGTGGAGTAGAATCAAATGCAGAGAAAGGATTGATTTCATTTAATTCTCCTTTAGCAAAACAACTTTTAGGAAAAGAAGAGGGAGAAGAACTAACTGCTTCATTACCTGGAGGAGAGACTACTTTTGAAATTTTAAATGTATATTATAAGGAGTTAGAACTATAA
- a CDS encoding chemotaxis protein CheV: MSGINSVEQMTQGHLRNVQQLAVFYTGHNNIYAINIAKVKAFVIAEEVTINDTPSDSAVVAGIATIRGEPVTLINLDAWLGIPKLKQEEYKLIIYCEFNHKKVGFLIRDMLDIVEKTTDELRHTEETNSKVTYTTYVKVNNKDELCTVFNAEQLLKDLGWTDDGEDTLNKYVESKFNNHKLVLAAEDSGVAREVLSKFFKKAGINYEIYNNGALLLDRLEEIDPESVALIITDIEMPETDGFQVASFVKQSSKYAHIPVVVNSSMTTDAVKNKMHSIGVDGFIGKTDIQALYEAAKQYLAN, from the coding sequence ATGAGTGGTATTAATAGTGTCGAGCAAATGACACAAGGTCATTTAAGAAATGTACAGCAATTAGCTGTTTTCTATACTGGTCATAATAATATTTATGCAATTAATATTGCAAAAGTTAAAGCATTTGTTATTGCAGAAGAAGTAACTATAAACGATACTCCATCAGATAGTGCTGTTGTTGCTGGAATTGCAACTATTAGAGGGGAACCTGTAACTTTAATTAATCTTGATGCATGGCTTGGTATTCCAAAATTAAAACAAGAAGAATATAAACTAATTATTTATTGTGAATTTAATCATAAAAAAGTTGGTTTTTTAATTAGAGACATGCTTGATATAGTTGAAAAAACAACAGATGAATTAAGACATACAGAAGAAACTAACTCTAAAGTTACATATACTACTTATGTAAAAGTAAATAACAAAGATGAATTATGTACTGTATTTAATGCTGAGCAATTATTAAAAGATTTAGGTTGGACAGATGATGGAGAAGATACATTAAATAAATATGTTGAATCTAAGTTCAATAACCATAAACTTGTATTAGCAGCTGAAGATTCAGGTGTTGCAAGAGAAGTATTAAGTAAATTCTTCAAAAAAGCTGGAATCAATTATGAAATTTACAATAATGGTGCATTATTACTTGATAGATTAGAAGAGATTGATCCTGAAAGTGTTGCACTAATTATTACAGATATTGAGATGCCAGAAACTGATGGTTTCCAAGTTGCATCATTTGTAAAACAAAGTAGTAAATATGCTCATATTCCAGTTGTAGTAAACTCATCTATGACTACAGATGCAGTAAAAAATAAAATGCATAGTATTGGAGTTGATGGATTTATCGGGAAAACTGATATCCAAGCTTTATATGAAGCAGCTAAACAATATTTAGCAAACTAA
- a CDS encoding UDP-2,3-diacylglucosamine diphosphatase, with protein MFHNLENNSLFIADSHFNKKNQELLTLLEKIVNKELTPSQLFLMGDMIDFISGESKYFIKINKKVIDLINKISQNIEVFYLEGNHDYNLQKLFPFVKVYKREMQPIFFKYEDKTIALAHGDIFTPWHYNLYCKIIRNRPLLHFLNLIDFNNFISKKIEESLLQKNICSMISDFDLFAKKRLKNYDANIIIEGHFHQGKIFKSEKQKYVNIPSLCCSKQYMIFNGEFQGVNL; from the coding sequence ATGTTCCATAATTTAGAAAATAATTCATTATTTATAGCTGACTCTCATTTTAATAAAAAAAATCAAGAGTTGTTAACTCTTTTAGAAAAAATAGTTAATAAAGAATTGACCCCATCACAACTTTTTTTGATGGGGGATATGATTGACTTTATTTCAGGAGAGAGTAAATACTTTATTAAAATTAATAAAAAAGTGATTGATTTGATAAATAAAATATCTCAAAATATTGAAGTATTTTATTTAGAAGGAAATCATGATTATAATCTACAAAAACTATTTCCTTTTGTAAAAGTTTATAAAAGAGAAATGCAACCTATCTTTTTTAAATATGAAGATAAAACTATAGCTTTAGCCCATGGAGATATCTTTACTCCTTGGCATTATAATCTTTATTGCAAGATTATTAGAAATAGACCTTTATTGCATTTTTTAAATCTAATTGATTTTAATAATTTTATTTCAAAAAAAATAGAAGAATCACTTCTTCAAAAAAATATCTGTTCTATGATTAGTGATTTTGATTTATTTGCAAAAAAGAGATTAAAAAATTATGATGCAAATATTATTATAGAAGGTCATTTTCATCAAGGAAAAATATTCAAAAGTGAAAAACAAAAATATGTAAATATCCCTTCTTTATGTTGTAGTAAGCAATATATGATTTTTAATGGAGAATTTCAAGGAGTTAATTTATGA
- the argH gene encoding argininosuccinate lyase: MSNQNNQILKNTNAQILDEFNASIMFDKELYAQDIKGSIAHSAMLCEQGILTKDEQEAIEKGLLQVKNEIESGEFKFSLVYEDIHMAVESRLTEIIGEPGKRLHTARSRNDQVATDFRLYVQEKSLSIKSQLKELVETFVNVASKHTKTLIPGMTHLQHAQPLNFGYHMLAYANMFKRDYERFESSYERNNYSPLGSAALAGTPHNINRDSTCEKLGFKAPTAHAMDTVSDRDFALEILFNISTSMMHISRIAEELITWSSYEFQFVRMSDEYATTSSIMPQKKNPDVPELLRGKTGRVYGNLISLFTVMKGLPLAYNKDTQEDKEGVFDSVKTIEISISILNEVIKTMIVNVDKMESACKIGHLSATDLADFLVQKKGMPFRTAYYITKDVVTCANSLNKDISELSIDEIRSANDELKEIDDEIVMYLDLRNSMNARTSFGGTSTQQTEIQIENFKKWLENN, from the coding sequence ATGTCAAATCAAAATAATCAAATACTTAAAAATACAAATGCTCAAATTTTAGATGAATTTAATGCTTCAATTATGTTTGATAAAGAGTTATATGCTCAAGATATAAAAGGAAGTATTGCTCACTCTGCAATGCTTTGTGAACAAGGTATTTTAACAAAAGATGAACAAGAAGCGATAGAAAAAGGTCTATTACAAGTAAAAAATGAGATTGAAAGTGGAGAGTTTAAATTCTCACTTGTTTATGAAGATATTCATATGGCGGTTGAGTCTAGACTTACTGAAATTATTGGAGAGCCAGGGAAAAGATTACATACAGCAAGAAGTCGAAATGACCAAGTTGCAACAGATTTTAGACTTTATGTCCAAGAAAAATCTCTTTCTATAAAATCACAATTAAAAGAGCTAGTAGAAACTTTTGTAAATGTTGCAAGTAAACATACAAAAACTTTAATTCCAGGTATGACACATTTACAACATGCTCAACCATTAAATTTTGGATATCATATGTTAGCTTATGCAAATATGTTTAAAAGAGATTATGAGAGATTTGAAAGTTCATATGAAAGAAATAATTATTCTCCTTTAGGAAGTGCAGCCTTAGCGGGAACTCCACATAATATTAATAGAGATTCTACTTGTGAAAAATTAGGATTCAAAGCTCCTACGGCACATGCAATGGATACAGTATCAGATAGAGATTTTGCTTTAGAAATTCTATTTAATATCTCAACAAGTATGATGCATATTTCAAGAATTGCAGAAGAACTTATTACTTGGTCTTCATATGAATTCCAATTTGTAAGAATGTCTGATGAATATGCAACAACTTCTTCAATTATGCCTCAAAAGAAAAACCCTGATGTACCAGAATTATTAAGAGGAAAAACAGGAAGAGTTTATGGAAATTTAATCTCTTTATTTACAGTAATGAAAGGATTACCTCTTGCATATAATAAAGATACACAAGAAGATAAAGAGGGAGTTTTTGATTCAGTTAAAACAATTGAAATCTCAATTTCTATTTTAAATGAAGTAATCAAAACAATGATTGTAAATGTAGACAAAATGGAATCAGCTTGTAAAATAGGACATTTAAGTGCTACTGATTTAGCTGACTTTTTAGTACAGAAAAAAGGTATGCCATTTAGAACAGCATATTATATTACAAAAGATGTAGTTACTTGTGCAAACTCTTTAAATAAAGATATTTCAGAACTTTCTATAGATGAAATTAGAAGTGCAAATGATGAGTTAAAAGAGATAGATGATGAAATAGTTATGTATTTAGATTTAAGAAACTCAATGAATGCAAGAACATCATTTGGTGGGACATCAACACAACAAACAGAGATTCAAATAGAGAATTTTAAAAAGTGGTTAGAGAATAACTAA
- a CDS encoding NifS family cysteine desulfurase has protein sequence MEVYLDNNATTKVDPEVFKAMEPFFCHIYGNPNSLHKFGAGTHPKMVEALDYLYAGINAADQDDIIITANATESNNTVIKGIWVDKILNGNKNHIITSEVEHPSITAVCKFLETQGVSVTYLPVNEEGVLEAQQVADYIKEETALVSIMWANNETGKLFPIKEIGQICRDAGVPFHTDATQAIGKIPVDVQACNVNYLSFSAHKFHGPKGVGGLYVEKGFELTPLLHGGEQMGGHRAGTVDVASMIGMGVAMKLATSPEALAYENTEVKRLRDKLESAILEIPETIVIGGKENRTPNTTLISIRGVEGESMLWDMNQKTIGASTGSACASEDLEANPVMNAFGSDSELAHTGVRFSLSRFNTEEEIDYAISVIKGAIARLRSISSSYAYTPKNHVSEL, from the coding sequence ATGGAAGTATACTTAGACAATAATGCCACAACTAAGGTTGATCCTGAAGTATTCAAAGCAATGGAGCCTTTTTTCTGTCATATTTATGGGAATCCAAACTCGCTACATAAATTTGGAGCAGGGACTCACCCAAAAATGGTTGAAGCTTTAGATTACTTATATGCTGGAATTAATGCAGCAGATCAAGATGATATTATTATTACTGCAAATGCAACAGAGAGTAATAACACTGTAATTAAAGGAATTTGGGTAGATAAAATTTTAAATGGAAATAAAAACCATATTATTACAAGTGAAGTAGAACACCCATCTATTACTGCTGTATGTAAATTTTTAGAGACACAAGGGGTAAGTGTTACATATCTTCCTGTAAATGAAGAGGGTGTATTAGAAGCACAACAAGTAGCAGATTATATTAAAGAAGAGACAGCACTTGTATCTATTATGTGGGCAAATAATGAAACTGGAAAACTTTTTCCAATTAAAGAAATAGGTCAAATCTGTAGAGATGCAGGAGTACCATTTCATACAGATGCAACTCAAGCAATAGGAAAAATTCCTGTAGATGTACAAGCTTGTAATGTAAACTATTTATCTTTTTCTGCACATAAATTTCATGGACCAAAAGGTGTTGGTGGATTATATGTTGAAAAAGGTTTTGAATTAACTCCATTATTACATGGTGGTGAACAAATGGGTGGTCATAGAGCTGGAACTGTTGATGTTGCATCTATGATTGGAATGGGAGTTGCTATGAAACTTGCAACTTCACCAGAGGCATTAGCGTATGAAAATACAGAAGTTAAAAGATTAAGAGATAAATTAGAGAGTGCAATTCTAGAAATTCCTGAAACAATTGTAATTGGTGGAAAAGAGAATAGAACGCCTAATACAACACTTATTTCAATTAGAGGTGTTGAAGGGGAATCTATGCTTTGGGATATGAACCAAAAAACTATTGGTGCATCAACTGGTTCAGCATGTGCTAGTGAAGATTTAGAAGCAAACCCAGTAATGAATGCATTTGGAAGTGATAGTGAATTAGCTCATACAGGTGTTAGGTTTTCATTAAGTAGATTTAATACAGAAGAAGAGATTGATTATGCAATTAGTGTAATCAAAGGTGCAATTGCTAGATTAAGAAGTATCTCTAGCTCATATGCATATACTCCAAAAAATCACGTATCAGAATTATAA
- the argC gene encoding N-acetyl-gamma-glutamyl-phosphate reductase, with translation MNVAIIGASGYTGLELIKILINHPTFNISYIANSTGNENVQELHPCLKDVLDVEVSKADAKDVAKVAQLAFLALPHKTSMSFAKELLELGVKVVDLSADYRLELETYEKHYCPHEDKEHIQDSVYGLPEYYKNEIKDSKLIANPGCYPTASLLALLPFIDYIDTDAQIFIDAKSGMSGAGKGLKEVTHFGNLNENCHSYSPFNHRHMPEIEEKVRLIKGAKCQINFVPHLLPVTRGMLVSVFATLKEEIDAKKVLEEAYKDSSFVRIRNNPVDLKSTAGTNFCDIFVETNGKALFINSSIDNLLRGASSQAVVNANIMCGLEEDEGIPKIAYVP, from the coding sequence ATGAATGTAGCAATTATAGGTGCAAGTGGTTATACAGGATTAGAGTTAATTAAGATTTTAATTAACCATCCTACTTTTAATATTTCATATATTGCAAATTCAACAGGGAATGAAAATGTTCAAGAACTTCATCCTTGTTTAAAAGATGTACTTGATGTAGAGGTTTCTAAAGCTGATGCTAAAGATGTGGCAAAAGTTGCACAATTGGCTTTTTTAGCTCTTCCTCATAAAACTTCAATGTCTTTTGCTAAAGAACTTTTAGAATTAGGAGTAAAAGTAGTTGATTTAAGTGCTGATTATAGATTAGAACTTGAAACTTATGAAAAACATTATTGTCCTCATGAAGATAAAGAACATATACAAGATTCAGTTTATGGTTTGCCTGAATATTATAAAAATGAAATTAAAGATTCAAAACTTATTGCGAATCCAGGGTGTTATCCTACGGCATCACTTTTAGCTCTTTTACCTTTTATTGATTATATTGATACAGATGCACAAATTTTTATTGATGCAAAGTCAGGGATGAGTGGAGCTGGAAAAGGATTAAAAGAGGTAACTCATTTTGGAAACTTAAATGAAAATTGTCACTCATATAGTCCTTTTAATCATAGACATATGCCAGAAATAGAAGAGAAAGTAAGACTTATAAAAGGGGCAAAATGTCAGATTAATTTTGTACCACATCTACTTCCTGTAACAAGAGGTATGTTAGTCTCTGTATTTGCTACTTTAAAAGAAGAAATAGATGCTAAAAAAGTATTGGAAGAAGCTTATAAAGACTCTTCATTTGTGAGAATTAGAAATAATCCAGTAGATTTAAAATCAACTGCAGGAACAAACTTTTGTGATATTTTTGTAGAAACAAATGGTAAAGCTCTTTTTATTAATTCGTCAATTGATAATTTACTTAGAGGTGCTTCATCTCAAGCAGTTGTAAATGCAAATATCATGTGTGGTTTAGAAGAAGATGAAGGAATACCTAAAATAGCTTATGTTCCATAA
- a CDS encoding amino acid ABC transporter permease, giving the protein MFKNISYSFNWQSVYEYKEKFIDGFIMTIIISFFALILSFAIGLFFAYGQNSKFILLRFFSRFYIEIIRGTPLLVQILIFFYVFANNLGFENRYIVGTVILALFAGAYVSEIIRGALESIEVEQFETSLSLGMSNYQMYRYVIFPQAFRRMLPALTGQFASIIKDSSLLSIISISEFTMNAQEVNAYTYSTLESYIPLALGYLLLTYPISYYTNKLEAKIKK; this is encoded by the coding sequence ATGTTTAAAAATATCTCTTATAGTTTCAACTGGCAAAGTGTTTATGAATATAAAGAGAAGTTTATTGATGGTTTTATAATGACTATTATAATCTCATTTTTTGCTCTTATTCTAAGTTTTGCAATTGGACTATTTTTTGCATATGGACAAAACTCAAAATTTATTCTTCTTAGGTTTTTCTCCAGATTTTATATTGAGATTATAAGAGGCACTCCCCTTTTAGTACAAATACTTATCTTTTTTTATGTTTTTGCAAATAATCTAGGTTTTGAAAATAGATATATTGTAGGTACTGTAATTCTTGCACTTTTTGCAGGAGCTTATGTGAGTGAGATTATAAGAGGTGCTCTTGAATCTATAGAAGTTGAGCAATTTGAAACAAGCTTAAGTCTTGGCATGTCAAATTACCAAATGTATAGATATGTGATTTTTCCACAAGCTTTTAGAAGAATGTTACCTGCATTAACTGGTCAATTTGCGAGTATAATAAAAGATTCATCTTTACTTTCTATTATCTCAATTAGTGAATTTACAATGAATGCACAAGAAGTTAATGCTTATACTTATTCAACTTTAGAGAGTTATATCCCTCTTGCTCTTGGTTATTTACTTCTAACTTATCCTATCTCTTATTATACAAATAAATTAGAAGCAAAAATCAAAAAATAA
- a CDS encoding GNAT family N-acetyltransferase, translated as MELIFIKNRDDKYFNEAWNLYLDSFPQIERRTLEEHFEVLEDENFKMLCYVKDEVLISIVCFWTISSYTFLEHFAINKNLRGQAYGSKILQKFIDENKNIVLEIEPIIDEITQKRLNFYAKFGFVVNEHEHFQIPFRQKAEELKLLLLSQNILSKEEYEEFYKALKKSLKRF; from the coding sequence ATGGAACTTATTTTTATAAAAAACAGAGATGATAAATATTTTAATGAAGCTTGGAATCTTTATTTAGATTCTTTTCCACAGATAGAAAGAAGAACTTTAGAAGAGCATTTTGAAGTATTAGAAGATGAAAATTTTAAGATGCTTTGTTATGTAAAAGATGAGGTTTTAATTTCAATTGTGTGTTTTTGGACAATCTCTTCTTATACTTTTTTAGAACATTTTGCAATAAATAAAAATTTGAGAGGTCAAGCATATGGTTCTAAGATTTTACAAAAATTTATAGATGAAAATAAAAATATTGTTTTAGAAATAGAGCCAATTATTGATGAAATAACTCAAAAAAGATTAAACTTTTATGCAAAGTTTGGCTTTGTAGTAAATGAGCATGAACATTTTCAAATACCTTTTAGGCAAAAAGCAGAAGAGTTAAAACTTCTTTTATTATCTCAAAATATTCTTTCAAAAGAGGAGTATGAAGAGTTTTATAAAGCCTTAAAAAAATCTCTTAAAAGATTTTAA
- a CDS encoding iron-sulfur cluster assembly scaffold protein: MAKNDLISGSIWDEYSNQVIRRMDNPTHQGEITEERAKELGGKLIIADFGAESCGDAVRLYWCIEEETNKILESKFKSFGCGTAIASSDAMAELCEGKTVDEAVKITNIDVEKALRDHPDVPAVPPQKMHCSVMAYDVIKKAAATYKGVDMESFETEVIICECARVTLGTIQEVIRINDLKTVEEITDYTKAGAFCKSCIKPGGHEEKDIYLVDVLKDVRAEMEQEKLKEAADASAAGSATFDKMTIVQRIKTIDEVLDADIRPMLMMDGGNMEIIDIKENMPFYDLYIRYLGACSGCASGDTGTLYAIESVLKQKVDENIRVLPI, from the coding sequence ATGGCAAAAAATGATTTAATTAGTGGATCAATTTGGGATGAATACTCAAATCAAGTTATTAGAAGAATGGATAATCCAACTCACCAAGGTGAAATCACTGAAGAAAGAGCAAAAGAGTTAGGTGGAAAACTAATTATTGCTGATTTTGGTGCAGAATCATGTGGAGATGCAGTAAGACTTTACTGGTGTATTGAAGAAGAGACTAATAAAATTTTAGAATCAAAATTTAAATCTTTTGGATGTGGTACTGCAATTGCTTCAAGTGACGCTATGGCTGAATTATGTGAGGGTAAAACAGTTGATGAAGCTGTAAAAATTACTAATATTGATGTTGAAAAAGCATTAAGAGATCATCCAGATGTTCCTGCTGTACCACCTCAAAAAATGCACTGTTCAGTAATGGCTTATGATGTTATTAAAAAAGCTGCAGCTACATATAAAGGTGTAGATATGGAGTCTTTTGAAACTGAAGTTATTATTTGTGAGTGTGCAAGGGTAACATTAGGAACTATTCAAGAAGTTATTAGAATTAATGATTTAAAAACTGTTGAAGAGATTACTGATTATACAAAAGCAGGAGCATTTTGTAAATCATGTATTAAACCAGGTGGGCATGAAGAAAAAGATATCTATTTAGTAGATGTATTAAAAGATGTTAGAGCTGAAATGGAGCAAGAAAAATTAAAAGAGGCTGCTGATGCAAGTGCTGCAGGTAGTGCAACTTTTGACAAAATGACAATTGTTCAAAGAATTAAAACAATTGATGAAGTATTAGATGCTGATATTAGACCAATGTTAATGATGGATGGTGGAAACATGGAAATTATTGATATTAAAGAAAATATGCCATTTTATGATTTATATATTAGATATTTAGGTGCATGTTCAGGATGTGCTTCAGGTGATACTGGAACACTTTATGCAATTGAATCAGTACTTAAACAAAAAGTTGATGAAAATATTAGAGTTTTACCAATCTAA
- a CDS encoding tRNA threonylcarbamoyladenosine dehydratase, translated as MQEYDRTIKLFGEENFEKIKNAKVILLGVGGVGSFALDSLYNTGLTNITIVDFDTYEESNMNRQLGSHGNVGRVKVEALKERYPKVEAIHAKITPEWIDNFDFSSYDYILDAIDDVAPKVHLIQRYFTKIISTSGGAKRLDPSKIEYKSIWETYNDPFIRKIRTELKQRGFKKKFKVVFSGENPNCIEKGSFEAVTGSFGFMMAAITINKLLSRDK; from the coding sequence ATGCAAGAGTATGATAGAACCATAAAACTATTTGGTGAAGAGAATTTTGAAAAAATAAAAAATGCAAAGGTAATTTTATTAGGTGTAGGAGGAGTTGGAAGTTTTGCTTTAGACTCACTTTACAATACAGGATTAACCAATATTACAATAGTTGATTTTGATACTTATGAAGAATCTAATATGAATAGACAATTAGGAAGTCATGGAAATGTAGGAAGAGTAAAAGTTGAGGCTTTAAAAGAGAGATATCCTAAAGTTGAAGCCATTCATGCAAAAATAACTCCTGAATGGATTGATAATTTTGATTTCTCTTCATATGATTATATTTTAGATGCAATTGATGATGTTGCACCAAAAGTTCACTTAATTCAAAGATACTTTACTAAAATAATAAGTACAAGTGGAGGGGCTAAAAGATTAGACCCAAGTAAGATTGAATACAAATCTATTTGGGAAACATATAATGACCCTTTTATTAGAAAAATTAGAACTGAACTTAAACAAAGAGGTTTTAAAAAGAAATTTAAAGTTGTTTTTTCAGGAGAAAATCCTAATTGTATAGAAAAAGGTAGCTTTGAAGCAGTAACTGGTTCATTCGGCTTTATGATGGCTGCAATTACCATAAATAAGTTACTAAGCAGAGACAAGTAA
- a CDS encoding transporter substrate-binding domain-containing protein, whose product MVPFLMVFISGCNENSSQTKEEKKVLKVGMELAYPPFEMSEKDGTPSGVSVDFAKALGKKLGREVIIENIAWDGLIPSLKTGKIDLIISSMTITQERKKSIDFSIPYAQSSLAILANKNSEIKTIEDLNQEGKKVAVKKGSTGHLYAKDNLPKADVLVFDKESACVLEVVQGKADGFLYDQLTIYKNYSQHKDTTVALLQPFQKDFEYWGVALRKDEPLKKEVDAFIKEAKEDGTFDSFANKYLTDAKKTFDELGIAFFF is encoded by the coding sequence ATAGTACCGTTTTTAATGGTATTTATTTCTGGATGTAATGAAAACTCTTCTCAAACAAAAGAAGAGAAGAAAGTATTAAAAGTAGGAATGGAACTTGCTTATCCTCCATTTGAAATGAGTGAAAAAGATGGAACACCTTCAGGAGTATCTGTTGATTTTGCTAAAGCTTTAGGTAAAAAGTTAGGAAGAGAAGTAATTATTGAAAATATTGCGTGGGATGGTCTTATTCCTTCTCTTAAGACAGGAAAAATAGATTTAATTATCTCTTCTATGACTATTACTCAAGAGAGAAAAAAGTCAATTGATTTTTCAATACCTTATGCTCAATCTTCTTTAGCAATTTTAGCAAATAAAAACTCTGAAATTAAAACTATTGAAGATTTAAATCAAGAGGGAAAAAAGGTTGCAGTAAAAAAAGGCTCAACAGGACATCTCTATGCTAAAGATAATTTACCAAAAGCTGATGTTTTAGTTTTTGATAAAGAGTCTGCTTGTGTTTTAGAAGTTGTTCAAGGAAAAGCAGATGGCTTTTTATATGATCAATTAACTATTTATAAAAACTATTCTCAACATAAAGATACTACAGTTGCACTACTTCAACCTTTTCAAAAAGATTTTGAGTATTGGGGAGTGGCATTAAGAAAAGATGAGCCTCTAAAAAAAGAAGTAGATGCTTTTATTAAAGAAGCAAAAGAAGATGGGACATTTGACTCTTTTGCAAATAAATATTTAACTGATGCTAAAAAAACTTTTGATGAACTTGGCATTGCATTTTTCTTTTAG